The proteins below are encoded in one region of Phaseolus vulgaris cultivar G19833 chromosome 1, P. vulgaris v2.0, whole genome shotgun sequence:
- the LOC137815955 gene encoding uncharacterized protein has translation MATRPARGRSEEMTLQQLMGMVHGLQDAVAASKVEQERMQADLTASQVRSEELHRTNEELRHRWRGRDETEATSPPREFTTPFSQAILETTIPNTFTGPKATFTGTEDPEAHLTAFHTQMLLVGGSDAAKCKLFMSTLTGMAMDWFISLPEGHVTSFAQLSKLFREQYLANRTPAPVSYDLFDVKQFQGETLKEHISRFGAQVVKVGTKEEPMIVYAFKKGVRPGSFSKMLNPSRPKTFAEIRRQAVEHIASEGETYEKCTTTMPARPKAQIRTQPVRVHQAVTERKHFDRKRVYEPRRTQPKSRVEEGREARKPPRHNFVMELKDLIAIPSIADRLRPPIKADKVLGPRKESWCEFHEAFGHHINNCLALGYQLDELVKSGFLKDYLMEKQAGRPPGSQAGGSEAQQHEAPVLGEIHTIAGGFSGGGCTASQRKKYVRSIMAVEVFEDHSPDVDVTFTREDLRDVVPHDNDPIVISLITAGRTVYRVLVDQGSSADVMFWPTFERLQLSTDQLRPYGGCLYGFAGDQVEVRGYIELRTTFTDGTASRTEKIKYLVVNAPSAYNILLGRPTLNRIGAVPSTRHMKVKLPSMEGVIVTILSDQEEAKRCYENSLKNRRSVCHVTTTPPLGAKDAQESRRAMECVSTSQI, from the coding sequence ATGGCCACCCGACCAGCACGCggtaggagtgaagagatgaccctaCAGCAGCTCATGGGGATGGTGCACGGGCTACAAGACGCAGTGGCCGCCTCGAAAGtagaacaggaacgcatgcaggcggacctCACAGCTTCTCAAGTAAGAAGCGAGGAACTCCACCGCACCAACGAGGAGTTACGTCATAGATGGCGGGGCAGAGACGAAACGGAGGCTACATCCCCACCCAGGGAGTTCACAACACCGTTTTCACAAGCAATCTTGGAGACAACAATTCCCAACACGTTCACAGGACCCAAAGCGACGTTCACAGGAACGGAGGACCCCGAAGCGcacctcacggcgttccacacacagatgttaCTGGTAGGTGGATCGGACGCTGCTAAgtgcaagcttttcatgagcaccctaacagggatggccatggactggttcatcagcctcccagagggccacGTCACGTCCTTCGCCCAACTTTCGAAACTATTTAGAGAACAGTACCTAGCCAACAGAACTCCCGCCCCAGTCTCGTACGACCTTTTCGACGTCAAGCAGTTTCAAGGCGAAACCCTAAAGGAACACATAAGCCGCTTCGGGGCACAGGTGGTAAAAGTAGGTACCAAGGAGgaacccatgattgtgtacgcgttcAAGAAGGGAGTGCGCCCCGGATCTTTCAGCAAGATGCTTAACCCCAGTCGCCCCAAAACTTTCGCTGAAATAAGGCGACAAGCGGTGGAACATATTGCCTCAGAAGGTGAAACGTATGAAAAATGTACAACCACTATGCCGGCGCGCCCCAAGGCACAGATACGCACGCAACCTGTTCGAGTTCACCAAGCCGTCACAGAAAGGAAACACTTCGACAGGAAACGCGTTTACGAGCCACGAAGGACTCAACCTAAGAGTCGAGTAGAGGAAGGGAGAGAAGCACGCAAACCGCCAAGACACAATTTCGTGATGGAACTCAAAGATCTGATTGCGATACCCAGCATAGCCGACAGGTTGAGGCCGCCGATTAAAGCTGACAAGGTATTAGGGCCTCGCAAGGAGtcgtggtgcgaattccacgaagcaTTCGGACACCATATCAACAACTGTCTAGCACttggctatcagttggatgagctcgtgaagagtggcttcctgaaggattacttgatGGAGAAACAGGCGGGACGACCACCAGGCTCGCAAGCGGGGGGCAGTGAGGCACAACAGCACGAGGCGCCCGTCCTCGGtgaaatccacaccatagctggtgggtTCTCGGGTGGCGGATGCACGGCGTCGCAGCGTAAGAAGTATGTGAGGTCCATAATGGCAGTAGAAGTTTTCGAGGACCATTCACCCGACGTGGACGTCACGTTCACTAGGGAGGACCTCAGGGATGTTGTGccgcatgacaacgatcccattgtgatCTCGCTCATCACGGCAGGAAGAACGGTTTATCGGGTCTTAGttgaccaagggagctcggcagacgtgatgttctggccaaccTTCGAAAGATTGCAACTATCCACAGATCAGTTGAGGCCATATGgaggctgcttgtacggttttgcgGGCGACCAAGTCGAAGTCAGAgggtacattgagttaaggacaacgttcacagatgggACCGCCTCGCgcacggagaaaatcaaataccttgtcgtgaacgccccttcagcatataatatcctattgggaagaccaacactcaataggataGGAGCCGTACCCtccacgaggcacatgaaggtcaaattACCTTCAATGGAAGGAGTAATTGTCACCATCCTATCTGACCAAGAGGAGGCAAAGAGatgttatgaaaacagcctcaagaacaggcGATCAGTATGCCACGTGACCACGACACCACCTCTTGGTGCGAAGGATGCACAAGAAAGCCGACGGGCCATGgaatgtgtgtcgacttcacagatctaa